The proteins below come from a single uncultured Dethiosulfovibrio sp. genomic window:
- a CDS encoding ABC transporter substrate-binding protein: protein MKKFCKAAALVVALSICVAGAAFAADGPVYGGSLVWRLVNDPPKMDPAFATDTTSSRTINMVFQGLVGYHPDGEGVLPELAESWDANDDATVWTFHLRKGVTFQKSCEGEPTLSGGREVTAHDFKYSFERLVKENSPRAYFVEQIKGYKDFSDGKVDQWEGVEVVDDYTLRFTLDYPFAPFLSILAYNAFSVVPKEDAEKWGKDFNFHPVGTGPFMLGKWDHDNEMILVRNPDYWKKDAAGNPLPYLDEIVYRVIPDNSVAYLEFKKGNIGILQDVPDEFYEEIKENYSEGGLFQERPHMGTYYYGFNNAEEPFKSNKKLRQALNYAVNREAISELVINGRYGPAAGILPPGMPGYNPDLKGYNFDPAKAKELLKEAGYPDGVELTLMYNNNPRHRSIAEAIQAQVADLGIKLNLKVQDWGTHLDACSRGEFEMFRMAWVVDYPDPDNFLFVLLDSSNIGSKGNYSRYSNPQVDQWLRDARSETNWDKRVELYHKAEQQIVDDAPWLFLFHYTTSLVHNEKAKNVYLPSMGDYITDLSVVWMDK, encoded by the coding sequence ATGAAGAAGTTCTGTAAGGCAGCAGCTCTCGTTGTGGCGCTATCTATATGCGTCGCAGGGGCCGCGTTTGCGGCGGATGGGCCGGTTTACGGTGGCTCGCTGGTGTGGAGGCTTGTGAACGATCCCCCTAAGATGGATCCAGCTTTCGCCACCGACACCACGTCCAGCCGGACTATCAACATGGTTTTTCAGGGGCTTGTGGGGTATCACCCCGACGGAGAGGGAGTTCTTCCTGAGTTAGCTGAAAGCTGGGACGCCAACGACGACGCCACAGTATGGACCTTCCACCTTCGTAAGGGAGTTACCTTCCAGAAGAGCTGCGAGGGAGAGCCTACCCTAAGCGGCGGCAGGGAGGTCACCGCTCACGACTTCAAGTATAGCTTCGAGAGACTGGTCAAAGAAAACTCTCCCAGAGCCTACTTCGTCGAGCAGATCAAGGGCTACAAGGACTTCTCCGACGGTAAGGTCGACCAATGGGAAGGCGTAGAGGTCGTCGACGACTACACCCTTCGGTTTACCTTGGATTATCCTTTTGCCCCTTTCCTGTCGATCCTGGCCTACAACGCTTTTTCCGTCGTTCCCAAAGAGGACGCGGAGAAATGGGGCAAGGACTTCAATTTCCATCCTGTAGGAACCGGTCCCTTTATGCTTGGCAAATGGGATCACGATAACGAGATGATCCTCGTCAGGAACCCGGACTACTGGAAGAAAGACGCCGCCGGAAACCCCCTTCCCTATCTTGACGAGATAGTCTACAGGGTTATCCCCGACAACAGCGTCGCATACCTTGAGTTCAAAAAGGGCAACATTGGCATACTCCAGGACGTCCCCGACGAGTTCTACGAGGAGATCAAGGAAAACTACTCCGAAGGCGGTCTTTTCCAGGAGCGTCCCCACATGGGAACCTACTACTACGGCTTTAACAACGCCGAGGAGCCCTTTAAGAGCAACAAAAAGCTACGCCAGGCGCTTAATTACGCCGTAAACAGAGAGGCGATCAGCGAGCTGGTCATAAACGGTCGCTACGGCCCTGCCGCTGGGATTCTGCCTCCTGGTATGCCCGGATATAACCCCGATCTTAAAGGATATAACTTCGATCCCGCCAAGGCCAAAGAGCTCCTTAAAGAGGCCGGCTATCCCGACGGAGTCGAGCTTACCCTGATGTACAACAACAACCCCAGACATAGATCCATCGCCGAGGCCATCCAGGCTCAGGTCGCCGATCTCGGCATAAAACTGAACCTCAAGGTTCAGGACTGGGGAACCCATCTGGACGCCTGTTCCAGAGGCGAGTTCGAGATGTTCCGTATGGCCTGGGTCGTCGACTATCCCGACCCGGACAACTTCCTTTTCGTGCTTCTCGACTCATCCAACATAGGCTCCAAAGGAAATTACTCCCGCTACTCCAATCCTCAGGTCGATCAGTGGCTGAGGGACGCTCGTTCAGAGACGAACTGGGACAAGAGGGTCGAACTCTATCATAAGGCGGAGCAGCAGATAGTGGACGATGCTCCTTGGCTTTTCCTCTTCCACTACACCACCAGCCTTGTCCACAACGAGAAGGCCAAAAACGTCTATCTTCCCTCTATGGGAGATTACATCACCGATCTTTCCGTCGTATGGATGGATAAGTAG
- a CDS encoding leucyl aminopeptidase has protein sequence MDLTSFSGNVSCKAVGVLCFAGVQPLSVLEDASTRAFDLFRAKGKRGEFFRYPMEGEVQDLFLVGLGDGDKVCPSTYRNAVADLVRKAGRSGISDLAVVLPLAPDEAISSAVAEGAVLGNYRFDRYRQPKEGDISVSVDRVCLKDGVDSGLARGKVLGQAQVLSRDLANRPGNDITPQTMAEEAQRIAKEGGLECVVWDEVKIQEERMSALWHVGKGSQNPPRFIHMVYRPSGKPSKRLAFVGKGVTFDSGGLCIKGRDGIRTMKCDKTGACNVLAIMEAVSVLKPDVEVHGIVGAVENMPDGAAYRPDDIVRARNGKTIEIVNTDAEGRVTLADTLSYASELDVDCIVDMATLTGAVATALGNYTAGVFSDHDELSQEIIDSGRRAGERYHRFTMDDDKLREQIDSPVADLLNSGGAGGGAITAAMFLKEFVKAEIPWAHLDIAGVDFYDKEFDCYGKGASSFGVRTCLEYILK, from the coding sequence ATGGATTTGACGAGTTTTTCCGGAAACGTCTCGTGCAAGGCGGTAGGTGTGCTATGTTTTGCAGGGGTACAGCCCCTTTCGGTGCTGGAGGACGCATCGACGAGGGCTTTTGATCTATTCAGGGCTAAAGGCAAAAGAGGGGAGTTCTTTCGCTATCCCATGGAAGGAGAGGTGCAAGATCTCTTTCTTGTTGGGTTAGGTGACGGAGATAAGGTCTGTCCCTCGACATATCGTAACGCAGTGGCCGACTTGGTGAGAAAGGCCGGTAGATCGGGCATATCCGATCTAGCGGTGGTTTTGCCTTTAGCTCCCGACGAAGCCATAAGCTCCGCCGTGGCGGAGGGGGCGGTGCTCGGAAATTATCGTTTCGATCGTTATCGTCAGCCTAAAGAGGGAGATATCTCCGTCTCGGTGGATAGAGTATGTCTTAAAGACGGCGTCGATTCAGGACTTGCAAGAGGCAAGGTCCTAGGCCAGGCTCAAGTGCTCTCCAGAGATCTGGCCAACAGACCTGGCAACGATATAACACCTCAGACTATGGCGGAGGAGGCCCAGAGGATAGCTAAAGAGGGCGGCCTGGAATGCGTGGTTTGGGATGAGGTGAAAATCCAGGAGGAGCGTATGTCCGCTCTGTGGCACGTGGGCAAAGGCTCTCAGAACCCTCCCAGGTTTATACACATGGTTTACCGTCCCTCGGGGAAACCCTCTAAAAGGTTGGCTTTCGTCGGAAAGGGCGTGACATTCGACAGCGGTGGACTGTGCATAAAAGGTCGAGACGGTATCAGGACCATGAAGTGCGATAAGACCGGTGCCTGTAACGTCCTGGCCATCATGGAGGCGGTCTCGGTCCTCAAACCCGACGTGGAGGTTCACGGCATAGTTGGTGCGGTGGAGAATATGCCCGACGGTGCGGCCTATCGCCCAGACGACATAGTTCGGGCCAGAAACGGCAAAACAATAGAGATAGTGAACACCGATGCCGAGGGGCGGGTAACCCTGGCGGATACCCTGTCCTACGCCTCCGAGCTTGACGTGGACTGCATAGTCGACATGGCCACCCTTACCGGTGCCGTGGCAACGGCCCTCGGAAACTACACCGCCGGTGTTTTCTCCGATCACGATGAACTGAGCCAGGAGATAATCGACTCCGGTCGAAGAGCTGGGGAGAGATATCATAGATTCACTATGGACGACGATAAGCTAAGGGAGCAGATCGACTCTCCTGTGGCGGATTTGCTTAACTCCGGTGGAGCCGGAGGAGGTGCCATAACCGCTGCAATGTTCCTGAAAGAGTTCGTCAAGGCCGAGATCCCCTGGGCCCATCTGGATATAGCGGGAGTGGACTTCTACGACAAAGAGTTTGACTGCTACGGCAAGGGAGCTAGCTCCTTCGGTGTCAGGACCTGTCTGGAGTATATTCTAAAATAG
- a CDS encoding ABC transporter substrate-binding protein, which yields MRKTVLLGLLACVLVLAFSSVSLAEESNRYGGTLRWRIVSDPPRPDPAQATDTTSTMLIFKYAEGLVKSDPDTMEILPGLAERWDVNDDATQWTFHLRKGVHFQKEAGGEPTANGGREMMASDVKYSFERHLKMNSPRMTRLEPILGYQDFLDGNSESWKGIEVLDDYTVRFTLAKPFVPFLINLTQAYFVVVPKEDCEKWGKDFVFHPVGTGPFAFHSWSHDNKYVMKKNPDYWGRDEKGSSLPYLDSVEYVIIPDNAIAYMEFKKGNLDVLPDIPDAFYENVKEIYGSKGLMVEKPWTGVYYYGFNLMRPPFGDNPTLRKALNYAINREALNDLVINGRYVPADGVTPPGFFPYEKPIKGYGYDPEKAKALLAEAGYPNGFKTVLQINNDQRHRLLGEAIQAQMSDIGVDMQISMVDWGVHLDTLARGEFEIFRLGWIASPDPDSFLYDLLHSSNWGGKGNRPRYKNEKVDDLLEKARAETDPKARMALYNEAEQIVVDDAPWLFLFNYTSSMAWNDSVKDLVLHSAGPDTCDISVVWKTKK from the coding sequence ATGAGAAAAACCGTTCTTCTTGGGCTTTTAGCCTGCGTCTTAGTTCTTGCCTTTTCGTCGGTCTCGTTAGCGGAGGAATCGAACCGCTATGGGGGGACGTTAAGGTGGCGAATCGTCTCCGATCCACCAAGACCTGATCCCGCTCAGGCCACCGATACCACTTCCACCATGCTCATATTTAAGTACGCCGAAGGGCTGGTCAAGAGCGACCCGGATACTATGGAGATCCTTCCGGGGCTGGCGGAGCGGTGGGACGTCAACGACGACGCCACTCAGTGGACCTTCCACCTTCGTAAGGGAGTTCACTTCCAAAAGGAGGCAGGAGGAGAGCCTACCGCCAACGGAGGCAGGGAGATGATGGCCTCCGACGTCAAATACTCCTTCGAGCGTCATCTTAAGATGAACTCCCCTAGAATGACTAGGCTTGAGCCCATTCTGGGGTATCAGGATTTTCTGGACGGAAATTCGGAGAGCTGGAAGGGCATAGAGGTCCTTGACGACTACACCGTCAGGTTCACCCTTGCCAAACCCTTCGTGCCTTTTCTCATAAACCTGACTCAGGCCTATTTCGTCGTAGTCCCAAAGGAAGACTGTGAGAAATGGGGCAAGGATTTTGTGTTCCATCCCGTTGGAACCGGTCCTTTTGCCTTTCACAGCTGGTCTCACGACAATAAGTACGTTATGAAGAAAAACCCGGACTACTGGGGTAGGGACGAAAAGGGCAGTTCCCTTCCTTACTTGGATAGCGTGGAGTACGTCATAATTCCGGACAACGCTATAGCCTATATGGAGTTCAAAAAAGGCAACTTAGATGTTTTGCCCGATATACCGGACGCTTTTTACGAGAATGTCAAAGAGATCTATGGCTCTAAGGGGCTTATGGTCGAAAAACCCTGGACAGGGGTCTATTACTACGGTTTTAACCTTATGAGACCCCCTTTCGGAGATAATCCGACCTTGAGAAAGGCGTTGAATTACGCCATAAACAGAGAGGCCCTTAACGATCTAGTGATTAACGGTCGTTATGTCCCTGCGGACGGCGTTACTCCTCCAGGGTTCTTTCCCTACGAAAAGCCTATAAAAGGCTACGGTTACGACCCAGAAAAGGCCAAGGCTCTTCTCGCTGAGGCCGGCTATCCCAACGGTTTTAAGACGGTGCTTCAGATAAACAACGACCAGAGACACAGGTTGCTGGGAGAGGCTATCCAGGCCCAGATGAGCGATATAGGCGTGGATATGCAGATAAGCATGGTCGACTGGGGAGTTCATCTGGATACTCTGGCTAGAGGTGAGTTCGAGATCTTCCGCCTTGGCTGGATAGCCTCTCCTGACCCGGATAGCTTCCTCTACGATCTCCTCCACTCCTCCAACTGGGGCGGAAAGGGAAACAGACCTCGCTACAAAAACGAAAAAGTCGACGATCTTCTGGAGAAAGCTAGAGCCGAGACCGATCCAAAGGCTAGAATGGCCCTGTACAACGAGGCGGAACAGATCGTCGTTGACGACGCTCCATGGTTATTCCTCTTCAACTACACCTCCAGCATGGCCTGGAACGACAGCGTAAAGGACCTGGTCCTCCACAGTGCCGGTCCCGATACCTGCGACATCTCGGTGGTCTGGAAGACCAAAAAGTAA
- a CDS encoding amidohydrolase has protein sequence MIKAIVNATVITVSGEDLSGATVVLKGGKIHSVGAVDIPVGAEVIDGQGKYLSPGLVDAHTHLGVSTEGAPAEFYDHNDKSASVLPELRIVDSLYPGDPGFEDARMGGVTTVQTLPGSADVVGGTGVIIKTVGKVADKMVIVALSSMKAALGENPIRVFQGKSGLPSTRMGCAACLRKALADAQSYVAERAEKEKEGKFFKRDLAMEQMALVVEGKIPLSVHAHRADDICTAIRVAEEFKVPYTIEHCTEGHLIEEFLAEKSVKAAIGPLNTSRRKMELANRSWELPVALERQGVHFCIITDHPVIPISDLILETSLAVKAGLGAKTAMRAITLSAAEHLGIDHRVGSIDEGKDGDLVLWSGHPLDFDSQVEMTFIDGELVYNKAR, from the coding sequence ATGATAAAGGCGATTGTAAACGCTACGGTTATAACTGTGTCCGGGGAGGATCTGTCAGGTGCTACTGTTGTCCTTAAAGGCGGAAAGATCCACTCCGTCGGGGCGGTGGATATCCCCGTCGGGGCGGAGGTCATCGATGGACAGGGAAAGTACCTGTCCCCGGGCCTTGTAGACGCTCACACCCATCTGGGAGTCTCCACTGAAGGGGCCCCTGCGGAGTTCTACGATCATAACGATAAGTCGGCGTCGGTGTTGCCGGAGCTTCGGATAGTGGATTCCCTCTATCCCGGAGATCCGGGATTTGAGGATGCAAGAATGGGCGGGGTAACCACGGTTCAGACCCTTCCCGGCAGTGCCGACGTTGTCGGTGGGACCGGAGTCATCATAAAGACCGTGGGAAAAGTGGCGGATAAAATGGTCATAGTGGCCCTGTCCTCGATGAAAGCGGCGTTGGGAGAGAATCCTATTAGGGTTTTTCAGGGCAAGAGTGGCCTTCCATCCACCAGGATGGGCTGTGCCGCATGCCTCAGGAAAGCCCTTGCGGACGCCCAATCCTACGTTGCCGAGAGGGCCGAAAAGGAAAAAGAGGGCAAGTTTTTCAAGAGGGATCTGGCGATGGAGCAGATGGCCTTAGTCGTGGAGGGCAAAATACCCTTGAGTGTCCATGCCCATCGGGCCGACGACATATGCACCGCCATCAGGGTAGCCGAGGAGTTTAAGGTCCCTTATACGATCGAGCACTGCACCGAAGGCCACCTGATCGAGGAGTTCTTAGCGGAGAAGTCGGTTAAAGCGGCCATCGGACCTCTGAACACCTCCCGAAGGAAGATGGAGCTGGCAAACAGAAGCTGGGAGCTCCCAGTGGCTCTGGAAAGACAGGGGGTTCATTTCTGTATAATAACCGATCACCCTGTCATACCTATATCCGACCTTATCCTTGAAACCTCCCTCGCGGTCAAAGCCGGTCTTGGGGCTAAAACCGCTATGAGGGCCATCACCCTAAGTGCCGCGGAGCATCTGGGGATAGATCACAGAGTGGGATCCATAGACGAGGGAAAAGACGGAGACCTAGTGCTCTGGAGCGGCCATCCTCTCGACTTCGACTCCCAAGTGGAGATGACCTTCATCGACGGAGAGCTCGTTTATAACAAAGCTAGATAG
- a CDS encoding M20 family metallopeptidase yields the protein MREDIRRSIIDFVEGNSDKILDFTSRLIKTKSVNPPGDEREVAEIAAREIRSLGLECEILDHGDNYRSVVTTVGKAREIKGIMLNGHLDTVPPGEITWDRDPFSGDIEGGFIYGRGSSDMKAGDAAMTYAVAALAASGVDLKGPLMLALSSSEETISKGARAIASSEAIKDIGTVLIAEPTNLDVYTAEKGCFWITVTARGKTAHGSMPHCGVNALEGLCDFLWKLRSRWTDFQSTPHPDLGPSTASVNLMSSGVGTNVIPDLATASVDIRTVPGQDHQELLKEMTGWALKLEQERPGLKISITVLNDRAPYEIDKEHPSVNSLVSQVEGLLSVTPNKKAVAFYTDASVFGPFCGLPVIIFGPGDPTMAHQPNERSDTASIIEAAKLIALWAAEELS from the coding sequence ATGAGGGAAGATATACGGCGATCTATAATAGACTTTGTGGAAGGCAACTCCGATAAAATCCTGGATTTCACCTCCAGGCTTATAAAGACAAAATCGGTCAACCCTCCAGGAGACGAAAGGGAGGTCGCCGAGATAGCCGCCAGGGAGATACGGTCTCTAGGGCTGGAATGCGAAATTCTGGACCACGGCGATAACTATCGAAGCGTGGTGACAACCGTGGGAAAAGCCAGAGAGATAAAGGGCATCATGCTCAACGGCCACCTGGACACCGTCCCTCCAGGGGAGATAACCTGGGACAGGGATCCTTTCTCCGGCGATATAGAGGGAGGCTTCATATACGGCAGAGGATCTTCCGATATGAAAGCAGGGGACGCAGCCATGACCTACGCAGTAGCGGCCCTGGCTGCCTCGGGAGTGGATCTTAAAGGTCCTCTAATGCTGGCCCTCTCTTCCAGCGAGGAGACCATCAGTAAAGGGGCTAGAGCCATCGCCTCGTCGGAGGCCATCAAAGACATAGGCACAGTTCTAATAGCGGAACCCACCAATCTGGACGTCTACACCGCCGAGAAGGGCTGCTTCTGGATAACCGTGACCGCCAGGGGCAAAACCGCCCACGGATCGATGCCTCACTGTGGGGTAAACGCTCTTGAGGGACTTTGCGATTTCCTGTGGAAGCTCCGATCCAGATGGACCGACTTCCAAAGCACCCCCCATCCAGATCTAGGCCCCTCAACCGCCAGCGTGAACCTCATGTCCAGCGGAGTGGGCACCAACGTAATACCGGACCTGGCCACCGCCAGCGTGGACATAAGGACCGTTCCAGGCCAGGACCACCAGGAACTCCTGAAGGAGATGACCGGCTGGGCTCTCAAACTTGAGCAGGAGCGACCGGGGCTCAAGATTTCCATCACGGTCCTGAACGACCGAGCTCCCTACGAGATAGACAAGGAGCATCCGTCGGTGAATTCATTGGTGTCTCAGGTAGAGGGCTTGCTGTCGGTGACACCGAACAAGAAGGCGGTGGCCTTCTACACCGATGCGTCCGTCTTCGGCCCCTTCTGCGGCCTGCCGGTGATAATCTTCGGGCCAGGAGACCCAACGATGGCCCACCAGCCTAACGAGAGGTCCGACACAGCCTCCATCATCGAGGCGGCTAAGTTGATAGCTCTATGGGCTGCGGAGGAACTGAGCTAA